A DNA window from Ovis aries strain OAR_USU_Benz2616 breed Rambouillet chromosome 7, ARS-UI_Ramb_v3.0, whole genome shotgun sequence contains the following coding sequences:
- the LOC101114275 gene encoding ribonuclease 4 encodes MALQRTQAFLLLLLLTLLGLGLVQPSYGQDRMYQRFLRQHVDPDTTGGNDGYCNLMMQRRKMTSHQCKRFNTFIHEDLWNIRSICSTTNIQCKNGQMNCHEGVVKVTDCRETGSSRAPNCRYRAKASTRRVVIACEGNPEVPVHFDK; translated from the coding sequence ATGGCTCTCCAGAGGACCCAGGCCTTTCTTCTGCTCTTGCTGCTGACcctgctggggctggggctggtaCAGCCCTCCTATGGCCAGGATCGCATGTACCAACGATTCCTGAGGCAACACGTGGACCCTGATACAACAGGAGGCAATGACGGCTACTGCAACTTGATGATGCAAAGACGGAAGATGACTTCACATCAGTGCAAGCGTTTCAACACTTTCATTCATGAAGATCTTTGGAACATCCGTAGTATCTGCAGCACCACCAACATTCAGTGCAAGAATGGCCAGATGAACTGCCATGAGGGTGTAGTGAAGGTCACAGACTGCAGAGAGACTGGAAGTTCCAGGGCTCCCAACTGCAGATACCGGGCCAAGGCCAGCACCAGACGTGTTGTCATTGCCTGTGAGGGTAACCCGGAAGTGCCTGTGCACTTTGACAAATAG
- the LOC105615654 gene encoding LOW QUALITY PROTEIN: angiogenin-1-like (The sequence of the model RefSeq protein was modified relative to this genomic sequence to represent the inferred CDS: inserted 1 base in 1 codon), whose product MVMVLNPLFLVFMLGLSLTPLALAQDDYRYRDFLNKHYDAXPKGRNDRYCNSMMEKRHLTRPCKDTNTFIHGNSNNIKAICDNRNGQPYRGDLRISKSKFQVTTCKHIGGSPRPPCRYRATADYRVIVIGCENGLPVHFDESFIAPRQ is encoded by the exons ATGGTGATGGTCCTGAACCCCCTGTTTTTGGTCTTCATGCTGGGTCTGAGTCTGACCCCACTGGCCCTGGCTCAAGATGACTACAGATACAGAGACTTCCTGAACAAGCACTATGATG ACCCAAAGGGCCGGAATGACAGATACTGTAATAGCATGATGGAAAAGCGACACCTGACCAGACCTTGCAAAGACACCAACACCTTTATTCATGGCAACAGCAATAACATCAAGGCCATCTGTGACAACAGGAATGGACAACCTTACAGAGGCGATCTCAGAATAAGCAAGTCTAAATTCCAGGTCACCACCTGCAAGCATATAGGAGGTTCCCCCCGGCCTCCATGCCGGTACAGAGCCACAGCAGACTACAGAGTCATTGTTATCGGCTGTGAAAATGGCTTGCCCGTCCACTTTGATGAGTCCTTTATTGCTCCACGCCAGTAG
- the LOC101114959 gene encoding angiogenin-2-like: MVMVLSPVFLAFMLYLGLIPQTLAQNDRYKEFLRKHYDPKPKGHDDSYCDTMMKRRNMTKPCKDTNTFVHGNSDDIRAVCDDRNGEPYRDGLRRSMSAFQITTCTHRGGSTRPPCRYRAFTASRIIVIHCEHGFPVHLEKTILPPRP, encoded by the coding sequence ATGGTCATGGTCTTGAGCCCCGTGTTTTTGGCTTTCATGCTGTATCTGGGCCTGATCCCACAAACCCTGGCCCAAAATGATCGGTACAAGGAATTTCTAAGGAAGCACTATGATCCTAAACCAAAAGGCCACGATGACAGCTACTGTGATACCATGATGAAGAGACGAAACATGACTAAACCCTGCAAAGACACCAACACCTTTGTTCATGGCAACAGTGATGACATTAGGGCTGTCTGTGATGATAGAAATGGAGAACCTTACAGAGACGGTCTTAGAAGAAGCATGTCTGCCTTCCAGATCACCACCTGCACACATAGAGGAGGGTCCACCCGGCCTCCATGCCGGTATAGAGCCTTCACAGCAAGCAGAATCATTGTTATTCACTGTGAACATGGCTTTCCCGTCCACCTTGAGAAGACCATTCTCCCTCCAAGACCATAG